In Mus musculus strain C57BL/6J chromosome 14, GRCm38.p6 C57BL/6J, the following are encoded in one genomic region:
- the Gm3182 gene encoding uncharacterized protein Gm3182, protein MFFWLLRLCQKENGDEGETRPTEKEEGILSHEKGRRKSFLRRHRSARNTSTQNSNITNQISNINKVRELKLHMRKISNDMEEICGILNVYMYEDLNYRMNTEFNIIKSQHEKTMLDMDKMTQSIIISMKFSEELLKDNYSYSIQQKHRLRECSQLKEKVRILLNENRKLLVEQAGTKVSHGEEKRFCEEASKNICASSAKEQQV, encoded by the exons atgtttttctggctgctcaggctatgtcagaaagagaatggcgatgaaggagagaccagaccaacggagaaggaagagggaatcctttctcatgaaaaaggaagaaggaagtcattcttgagaaggcaca ggtctgctagaaatacttcaacccaaaattccaacatcactaatcagatatcaaatataaataaagttagaGAACTGAAATTGCatatgaggaagatcagcaatgacatggaggaaattTGTGGAATCCTGAACgtttacatgtatgaggatttgaactacag aatgaacactgaattcaacatcattaaatcacaacatgagaagacaatgttggatatggatAAAATGACCCAGTCCATAATTATTTCCATGAAGTTCTCCGAGGAACTGTTaaaagataactattcctacag catcCAGCAGAAACACCGCCTCCGTGAGTGCTCTCAActaaaggaaaaagtgaggatattactgaatgagaacagaaagctgctggtggagcaggctggaaCGAAAGTGTCccatggggaagaaaagaggttctgtgaggaggccagcaagaacatctgtgcctcaagtgccaaggagcagcag gtgtga